A region from the Paenibacillus humicola genome encodes:
- a CDS encoding extracellular solute-binding protein, protein MLGMVNKGKRAALGLGMAFALTALAGCGGGGEPANKPGSEASGAKTPQPFKISVMIPSFQTTLPKAESSNVWKKIEAYTNTKLDINFVPNSSYSDKMNITLASGSMPMVIEADPKSPSIISAIQSGAFWEIGPYLKDYPNLSKANPTILNNISIEGKIYGIYRGRTLGRNGIVYRKDWLDNVGLQPPKTIDDFYNMLKAFTLDDPDKDGKNDTYGMVVTKFSGPWDNMQVWFGVPNKWGLDANGKLEPAHLFPQYMDALKFFRKLYSEKLVNSDFAVMDSAKWLDPVVNGQAGVIVDVADNAGRLEQKMATSDPKAVIDVTGSVEGPDGALHNLPTSGYSGMFLISKSSVKTEDDLKKVLTFLDKMNDDDVQLLAGYGIEGVNYNIEDGKLVQVADDNPKPEDAFTDLNQLLMFIPEDPTSKMFKPATPLRAKVSQVQKENEKIIVPNPAEPLISKTYMQKGAQLDNIIEDARIKFIVGQIDEAGFQSAVELWKKSGGDEYIKEINEAYAKAQAADGK, encoded by the coding sequence ATGTTGGGAATGGTAAACAAGGGTAAACGTGCGGCTCTCGGGCTCGGAATGGCATTCGCATTGACGGCGCTTGCCGGATGCGGGGGCGGAGGAGAACCGGCGAATAAGCCGGGCAGTGAGGCTTCGGGGGCGAAGACGCCGCAGCCGTTCAAGATCAGCGTCATGATTCCGAGCTTCCAGACGACGCTTCCTAAGGCGGAATCGAGCAATGTCTGGAAAAAGATCGAAGCGTACACGAACACGAAACTCGATATCAATTTCGTGCCGAACTCGTCCTACAGCGACAAGATGAACATTACGCTTGCCTCGGGTTCGATGCCGATGGTGATCGAAGCCGACCCGAAATCGCCGAGCATTATAAGCGCGATTCAATCGGGTGCGTTCTGGGAAATCGGTCCGTATTTGAAGGACTACCCGAATCTCAGCAAGGCGAACCCGACCATTCTGAACAATATTTCGATCGAAGGGAAAATTTACGGCATTTACCGGGGCCGGACGCTCGGCCGCAACGGCATCGTGTACCGGAAGGACTGGCTCGACAACGTCGGCCTGCAGCCCCCGAAAACGATCGACGATTTTTACAACATGTTGAAAGCGTTCACGCTGGACGATCCCGACAAGGACGGCAAAAACGACACGTACGGCATGGTCGTCACCAAATTTTCCGGTCCGTGGGACAATATGCAGGTCTGGTTCGGCGTGCCCAACAAATGGGGGCTGGACGCAAACGGCAAGCTGGAGCCCGCTCATTTGTTCCCGCAATATATGGATGCGCTGAAATTTTTCCGGAAGCTGTACAGCGAGAAGCTCGTCAATTCCGACTTCGCCGTTATGGATTCGGCCAAATGGCTCGATCCGGTCGTAAACGGCCAGGCGGGCGTCATCGTCGACGTGGCGGATAATGCCGGGCGGCTGGAGCAGAAGATGGCGACCTCGGACCCGAAGGCGGTCATCGATGTAACCGGCTCGGTGGAAGGACCGGACGGAGCGCTTCATAACCTGCCGACCTCGGGCTATTCGGGAATGTTCCTCATTTCCAAATCGAGCGTGAAAACGGAGGACGATCTGAAGAAGGTTCTGACGTTCCTCGATAAAATGAACGACGACGACGTGCAGCTGCTCGCCGGGTACGGCATCGAGGGCGTCAATTACAATATCGAGGACGGCAAGCTGGTGCAGGTTGCCGACGATAACCCCAAGCCGGAGGACGCATTCACCGATTTGAACCAGCTGCTGATGTTTATTCCGGAGGATCCGACATCGAAGATGTTCAAGCCGGCTACCCCGCTGCGGGCCAAGGTTTCGCAGGTGCAGAAGGAGAACGAAAAGATTATCGTGCCGAATCCGGCCGAACCGCTCATCTCCAAAACGTACATGCAGAAAGGCGCGCAGCTCGACAACATCATCGAGGACGCGCGAATCAAGTTCATCGTCGGGCAAATTGACGAAGCCGGCTTCCAGTCGGCGGTGGAGCTGTGGAAGAAAAGCGGCGGCGACGAATACATCAAGGAAATTAACGAAGCCTACGCAAAAGCGCAGGCAGCTGACGGAAAATAA